In Streptomyces hawaiiensis, one genomic interval encodes:
- the rpmH gene encoding 50S ribosomal protein L34 produces the protein MSKRTFQPNNRRRAKTHGFRLRMRTRAGRAILANRRSKGRASLSA, from the coding sequence GTGAGCAAGCGCACCTTCCAGCCGAACAACCGTCGTCGCGCGAAGACCCACGGCTTCCGCCTGCGGATGCGCACCCGTGCCGGTCGCGCGATTCTCGCGAACCGCCGCAGCAAGGGTCGCGCCAGCCTGTCCGCCTGA